One Solidesulfovibrio fructosivorans JJ] genomic window carries:
- a CDS encoding type II toxin-antitoxin system RelE/ParE family toxin produces MRALFLDPAARELEAAVAYYNDECPGLGFEFAAAVKETLARILANPDAWQMLSARTRRCRVARFPYGLIYQKRTDCILVVAVMHLRRHPDHWKDRASPDPR; encoded by the coding sequence ATGAGGGCGCTTTTTCTCGATCCGGCCGCCCGGGAGCTTGAAGCGGCCGTTGCCTATTACAATGACGAATGCCCGGGGCTGGGGTTTGAATTCGCCGCGGCCGTAAAAGAGACGTTGGCCCGTATTCTGGCCAACCCTGACGCATGGCAGATGTTGTCCGCAAGAACCCGTCGCTGCCGCGTCGCCCGCTTCCCCTATGGCCTCATCTATCAAAAGCGCACAGACTGTATTCTCGTCGTTGCGGTCATGCACCTGCGTCGGCATCCCGATCATTGGAAGGACCGGGCATCCCCTGACCCCCGTTGA
- a CDS encoding addiction module protein: MKAQTQLLQQVLELDPVSRAELIDAALASFDAAGAQAIDAAWAREAESRIDAYEAGQVRARSARDVFEDLSR, encoded by the coding sequence ATGAAGGCGCAAACGCAACTTCTACAGCAGGTGCTTGAGCTCGATCCCGTGTCGCGGGCGGAGTTGATCGATGCCGCGCTGGCGAGTTTCGACGCCGCCGGCGCCCAGGCCATCGATGCGGCCTGGGCGCGCGAGGCCGAATCCAGGATCGACGCCTACGAGGCCGGTCAGGTGCGCGCCCGAAGCGCGCGGGATGTCTTTGAGGACCTTTCCCGTTAG